TTATCAATGGCGGCATATTTTGAAAATAAAAATTTAGCCGGAATGTCTAATTGGATGAAAATGCAATCACAAGAAGAATATTTGCATGCAATGAAGTTTTATGATTTTATTCTTCGTTTAGGAGGGAAAGTAAAATTGGAAACTTTGGAGTCGCCCCAAACAGAGTGGAAATCGCCTCGCGAAGTTTTTGAGAATTCTCTAAAACATGAAAGATTTATTTCGGAAAGTATACATAAACTTTTTGATTTAGCAATTTCTGAAAGTCATCATCCAACAAAAAGTTTCCTTCAATGGTTTGTTGATGAACAAGTTGAAGAAGAAAGTACAGTTTTGCAAATTGTTGAGAATTTTAATTTAATTGGCGAAGATAAAAGCGGGTTATTTATGCTTGATCGCGAATTAGGATCTCGAACTTCAGCATCGGAAGAAAATTAGGATTTTGCGTTAAAAAGTATTTTCTTTTGATTTTTTTTTAGCTATATTAGAAATCTTAAATTTTAAGACTTTGGAGTAAATAATGTCAAGAAGATGTGAATTAACTGGCGTAGAACCAATTGGCGGAAGCAGAATTTCTCACGCTCATAACAAAACAAAAAGAAGATTTTTACCAAATTTGCAGAAAAAAAGAATTTGGGTAAAAGAATTGAATAGATTTGTAACTGTTAAAGTTAGTTCCAAAGCATTGAAAACTTTGGCAAAAAATGGAACTTCAGAATTAGCTAAAATGGTTCAAGAAAAGAAAATTAAAGTTTCCTAAAATATTATTGGTTTCGCAATAAAAAAGCCCATCAAATTGATGGGCTTTTTTATTTAATTTTTGAACCGATACTTCTCAAAATTTGTGAATTAAATATCGGTTCATTACAGTGGATTATTTTCTACTTTTTACAGTTCTTTTTTCTTCTTCTTTATCATTATTTTTTGTAAAACTTCTCGATTTCTCAGTTTCTCTTTTAACTTCAACTCTTGATTCTTTTTTAACGGTATTTCGTTCGGGATTATTTTGTGTCGATTTTTCAATACTTTTCGAACTTTCTCTTTTTACAACTACTCTACTTTTTGATTCCGATTTCGAAATTTCTTTATCATATTTTCTATTAACAATTTTCTCATCATAATTTTTATTTACATTTCTTGAAATTTCAACATCTTTTTTCACATCTCTATTCTCAACTTTTCTTTCAATATTCTTTTCAAATGA
The nucleotide sequence above comes from Ignavibacteriota bacterium. Encoded proteins:
- a CDS encoding ferritin: MVSSKIEQALNDQLNKEMFSSYLYLSMAAYFENKNLAGMSNWMKMQSQEEYLHAMKFYDFILRLGGKVKLETLESPQTEWKSPREVFENSLKHERFISESIHKLFDLAISESHHPTKSFLQWFVDEQVEEESTVLQIVENFNLIGEDKSGLFMLDRELGSRTSASEEN
- the rpmB gene encoding 50S ribosomal protein L28, giving the protein MSRRCELTGVEPIGGSRISHAHNKTKRRFLPNLQKKRIWVKELNRFVTVKVSSKALKTLAKNGTSELAKMVQEKKIKVS